A window from Sphingobium sp. EM0848 encodes these proteins:
- a CDS encoding tetratricopeptide repeat protein, protein MATLGMSEADKASVETFRRDVVEPSRTQLVIVDFWAEWCGPCKQLAPVIEKVCADYAAKGVKLVKINVDEDKFIAAQFRVQSIPTVYAVFQGQPVADLSQARTEGQLKQYLDQLLSQLPIESDEKAQLQEIAPLIAMGEEVLAGGEAERALSVFEQIAEMVPDNADAASGQARALVALGRLDEAEAVLAALPADVAKDQAVERARAAIALARDARPVSDLSGVEAKVAANPDDHEARFELAGGLMANGDRDRAAEELLELVRRDRAWNDGAARAQLLKLFEATGLEDPWVAAQRRKLSQILFS, encoded by the coding sequence GTGGCGACCCTTGGAATGAGCGAGGCCGACAAGGCATCGGTGGAGACGTTCCGCCGCGATGTGGTGGAGCCGTCGCGCACCCAGTTGGTGATCGTCGATTTCTGGGCCGAATGGTGCGGCCCCTGCAAGCAGCTCGCCCCCGTGATCGAGAAGGTCTGCGCCGATTATGCGGCCAAGGGCGTGAAGCTGGTCAAGATCAACGTCGATGAGGACAAGTTCATCGCCGCCCAGTTCCGGGTCCAGTCGATCCCGACCGTCTATGCGGTGTTTCAGGGCCAGCCGGTGGCGGACCTCAGTCAGGCGCGCACCGAGGGGCAGCTCAAGCAATATCTCGACCAGTTGCTGAGCCAGCTTCCCATCGAATCCGACGAGAAGGCGCAGTTGCAGGAAATCGCGCCGCTGATCGCCATGGGCGAGGAAGTGCTGGCGGGCGGCGAGGCAGAGCGCGCTCTGTCCGTGTTCGAGCAGATTGCCGAAATGGTGCCGGACAATGCCGATGCCGCTTCGGGTCAGGCGCGGGCGCTGGTGGCGCTGGGACGGCTGGACGAAGCGGAAGCGGTTCTGGCCGCGCTTCCGGCTGATGTGGCCAAGGATCAGGCGGTGGAGCGCGCCCGCGCGGCGATTGCGCTGGCCCGCGATGCCAGGCCTGTGTCGGACCTGTCCGGGGTGGAGGCGAAGGTGGCCGCCAATCCTGATGACCATGAGGCGCGCTTCGAACTGGCGGGCGGGTTGATGGCCAATGGCGACCGCGACCGGGCGGCGGAGGAACTGCTGGAACTGGTGCGCCGCGACCGGGCGTGGAACGACGGCGCGGCGCGGGCGCAATTGCTGAAGCTGTTCGAGGCGACGGGGCTGGAAGATCCCTGGGTCGCGGCGCAGCGGCGCAAGCTTTCCCAGATCCTCTTTTCCTGA
- a CDS encoding sterol desaturase family protein, whose translation MAAAIILSALAMSAIVGVRYLLASGGFALATRMRRPGLYRGLDRQIRREIGWSLGSALIYGIPAGVVAWGWQAQGWTRIYSDAGAFPLWYWPLSVLLYLVAHDACFYWTHRWMHRPRLFRIAHAVHHASRPPTAWAAMSFHPWEALTGAVVIPALLFLIPIHVAALGVVLAIMTVMGGSNHMGWEMFPRWMVRAPLGQWLITASHHQRHHERYSCNYGLYFRFWDRLCGTDRGLGGFDAS comes from the coding sequence ATGGCCGCCGCGATCATCCTGTCCGCCCTGGCGATGAGCGCCATTGTCGGCGTGCGCTATCTGTTGGCGAGCGGCGGTTTCGCGCTGGCGACGCGGATGCGCAGGCCGGGGCTGTATCGCGGGCTGGACCGGCAGATTCGGCGGGAGATTGGCTGGTCGCTGGGTTCCGCGCTGATCTACGGTATTCCGGCGGGCGTGGTCGCCTGGGGCTGGCAGGCGCAGGGCTGGACGCGAATCTACAGCGATGCCGGCGCTTTTCCGCTCTGGTACTGGCCGCTTTCGGTGCTCCTTTATCTGGTGGCGCATGATGCGTGCTTCTATTGGACGCATCGCTGGATGCACCGGCCCCGGCTTTTCCGCATCGCTCATGCGGTGCATCATGCCAGCCGCCCGCCGACGGCCTGGGCGGCGATGAGCTTCCATCCGTGGGAGGCGCTAACGGGCGCCGTGGTGATTCCGGCGCTGCTTTTCCTGATCCCGATCCATGTGGCGGCGCTGGGCGTGGTGCTGGCGATCATGACGGTGATGGGGGGCAGCAACCATATGGGCTGGGAGATGTTTCCCCGCTGGATGGTGCGGGCCCCGCTGGGCCAATGGCTGATCACTGCCAGCCACCATCAGCGGCACCATGAGCGATATTCTTGCAATTACGGGCTTTATTTCCGTTTCTGGGATCGGTTGTGCGGGACCGACCGGGGATTGGGCGGCTTCGATGCCTCCTGA